The following are encoded together in the Cardinium endosymbiont of Culicoides punctatus genome:
- a CDS encoding GNAT family N-acetyltransferase yields MDKKESALESFEYHNSSNYLINSEQEFQTVIKLSALNISDYFEVCRHIDCESEDYLLLYPHERNSSREEQLRMIHDINLSFITGFIVYTDQDIPVGYILGMRKKLEKVKHVMNLVIAIRSKYFGKGYANLLLKSLENDARNQGVEIFRLSVLKNNIRAINFYKKHGFQIDGTLTHNVKIRNLLMSEWSMYKTLGNNDKF; encoded by the coding sequence ATGGATAAAAAAGAAAGTGCTTTAGAATCATTTGAATATCATAATTCTTCAAATTACTTAATTAATTCAGAACAAGAATTTCAAACGGTTATAAAATTAAGTGCATTAAATATATCTGATTATTTTGAAGTATGTAGGCATATAGATTGTGAATCAGAAGATTATCTTCTACTTTATCCACATGAGAGGAATAGCAGTCGAGAAGAGCAATTACGGATGATCCATGATATAAATTTGTCTTTTATTACTGGTTTTATTGTTTATACTGATCAAGATATCCCAGTAGGATATATACTTGGTATGAGAAAGAAGCTTGAAAAAGTGAAACATGTCATGAATTTAGTAATAGCAATACGATCAAAATATTTTGGAAAAGGTTATGCTAACTTATTATTAAAATCATTGGAAAATGATGCACGGAATCAAGGAGTAGAAATTTTTCGACTTAGCGTCCTAAAAAACAATATTAGAGCCATTAATTTTTACAAAAAACATGGATTCCAAATAGATGGTACACTAACACACAATGTGAAAATTAGGAACTTGTTAATGTCAGAATGGTCTATGTATAAAACATTAGGTAATAATGATAAATTCTAG
- the rpsB gene encoding 30S ribosomal protein S2, whose product MIKLEHKTLLDAGVHFGHLTRKWNPKMAPFIFMKQNGIHIIDLNQTITSMQEVALQLNAIARTGKKILFVATKKQAKVVVEKVAKDLAMPYVTERWLGGTLTNFVTIRKLLKRMSVIEKNIHSAAYKNLAKKEQLVIAREQKKLNRILQGLANVTRLPSALFVIDVNKEHIAIQEARKLGIPVFALTDTNTDPDLVDYSIPGNDDSFRSIDIIVDYMAHAIKEGLELYKKEKAETLSKQESTEEVKVNGAGMSKTIAKKGVKIVQGVAVKKTFSEASKMNKTTRFKPSVNKSKETTMAPNIASNPAIKQIQATTASDVASNAVVEKTQTTVAERELSNTTTENQQEAPTSNES is encoded by the coding sequence ATGATAAAATTAGAACACAAAACCCTGCTCGATGCTGGTGTCCATTTTGGACATTTGACCAGAAAGTGGAATCCTAAGATGGCCCCTTTCATTTTTATGAAACAGAATGGTATCCACATAATCGATTTAAACCAAACAATTACTTCCATGCAAGAAGTTGCTTTGCAATTAAATGCAATAGCACGAACTGGAAAAAAGATTTTATTTGTGGCTACTAAAAAACAAGCTAAGGTCGTTGTCGAAAAAGTTGCAAAAGATTTAGCGATGCCTTATGTCACAGAAAGGTGGCTTGGTGGTACGCTTACTAATTTTGTAACTATTAGAAAGTTACTAAAGCGTATGTCTGTAATAGAAAAAAACATACACTCAGCTGCTTACAAAAATTTAGCAAAGAAAGAACAATTGGTTATTGCACGAGAGCAAAAAAAGTTGAACAGAATATTACAAGGACTTGCTAATGTTACTAGGCTTCCATCTGCTTTATTTGTAATAGATGTCAATAAGGAACATATTGCTATACAAGAAGCTCGTAAATTAGGCATTCCAGTTTTTGCACTTACAGATACCAACACAGATCCAGATCTAGTTGATTACTCCATTCCTGGAAATGACGACTCTTTCCGCTCCATTGATATTATAGTGGATTATATGGCACATGCAATCAAAGAAGGGCTTGAGCTTTATAAAAAAGAAAAAGCAGAAACACTGTCTAAGCAAGAGTCTACTGAAGAGGTAAAGGTTAATGGTGCCGGTATGTCTAAAACTATCGCTAAGAAAGGTGTAAAAATTGTGCAGGGTGTGGCAGTAAAGAAAACTTTTTCAGAAGCATCAAAGATGAACAAGACTACTAGGTTTAAACCTTCTGTAAATAAGTCAAAAGAAACAACTATGGCTCCTAATATTGCATCCAATCCAGCAATTAAGCAGATTCAAGCAACAACCGCCTCTGATGTTGCATCCAATGCAGTAGTTGAGAAGACACAAACAACAGTTGCTGAGCGTGAGTTATCTAATACAACGACTGAAAATCAGCAAGAAGCACCAACTTCTAACGAAAGTTAA
- a CDS encoding HD domain-containing protein: MILNKCKDIRVVQIKLADRLHNLRTIAARKLEDQKRIAKDTIDFYIPWSKKNNALTWLSEMENICEQILHTNPT; encoded by the coding sequence ATTATATTAAATAAGTGCAAGGATATTCGTGTTGTTCAGATTAAACTAGCTGATAGATTGCATAATCTAAGAACTATAGCTGCACGAAAACTAGAAGACCAAAAAAGAATAGCAAAAGATACTATAGATTTTTACATTCCATGGTCCAAAAAAAATAATGCTTTAACCTGGTTATCAGAAATGGAAAATATATGTGAGCAAATATTACATACTAATCCTACATAA
- a CDS encoding PD-(D/E)XK nuclease domain-containing protein — protein MKKRFHRALYLFLVGACHDKDGITVSVEEHSGSGRPDIVINDHNHKTVYILELKKNGSANEALQQIEDRNYDKKYYKDYKRVINMGLNCIFDVQTTNKNPNHRNINASSIVVKRKKSNDSLRFLQEDKQYFERKDGDFVLSNKTITRKSKTRNKGV, from the coding sequence ATAAAAAAAAGATTTCATCGTGCGCTTTATTTATTCTTAGTTGGTGCTTGTCATGATAAAGATGGCATAACAGTGTCTGTAGAAGAGCATTCAGGTAGTGGACGTCCGGATATAGTAATTAATGACCATAATCATAAAACCGTTTATATTTTAGAACTAAAAAAGAATGGAAGCGCTAATGAAGCATTGCAACAAATAGAAGATAGGAACTACGATAAAAAATATTATAAAGATTATAAAAGGGTGATCAATATGGGATTGAATTGCATTTTTGATGTGCAAACAACCAATAAAAATCCTAACCATCGCAATATAAATGCATCCTCTATAGTAGTAAAACGCAAAAAAAGTAATGATAGCTTAAGATTTTTACAAGAGGATAAGCAATATTTTGAACGTAAAGATGGAGATTTTGTATTATCCAATAAAACAATTACACGAAAAAGTAAAACAAGAAATAAAGGGGTATAA
- the tsf gene encoding translation elongation factor Ts: protein MAITAQDVAALRKKTGAGMMDCKKALTETGGDFEQAIIFLRKKGQEISANRAERNACEGSVFASVNAEHTEAFLIVMNCETDFVAKNESFLKLGKTILEAVVAHKPISIEALHALPLGDGTVQDAIVASIGTIGEKIAISTYERLQGDSVVSYIHAGNNLGVLVALQGATGEQVIASGRDIAMQVAAMNPITIDKDQIDPALIERERAIIEEQVTKEGLTENKTEKIIQGRLTKFFQENSLLQQPFVKNNKLTVAQFLQEIAPSLTVTAFKRISVGG, encoded by the coding sequence ATGGCTATTACAGCACAAGACGTAGCTGCACTGAGAAAAAAAACTGGTGCAGGAATGATGGATTGCAAAAAAGCACTGACAGAAACTGGGGGTGATTTTGAACAAGCAATTATTTTTCTCAGAAAAAAAGGGCAAGAAATATCTGCAAATCGTGCTGAACGCAATGCATGTGAAGGAAGCGTTTTTGCCAGTGTAAATGCAGAACATACAGAGGCTTTTTTAATAGTTATGAATTGCGAAACTGATTTTGTGGCTAAAAATGAATCATTTTTGAAATTAGGAAAAACAATATTAGAAGCTGTAGTAGCACATAAGCCTATTTCTATAGAAGCATTACATGCATTACCATTAGGTGATGGAACTGTTCAAGATGCTATTGTTGCATCTATAGGTACTATAGGCGAAAAAATTGCTATCTCTACTTATGAAAGATTACAAGGAGATAGTGTTGTTTCTTATATTCACGCCGGTAATAACCTTGGGGTCTTAGTCGCATTACAAGGGGCTACAGGTGAACAAGTTATAGCTTCAGGTAGGGACATTGCCATGCAAGTAGCTGCCATGAATCCAATAACAATTGATAAGGATCAGATAGATCCAGCTCTAATTGAAAGAGAACGAGCCATTATTGAAGAGCAAGTTACGAAGGAAGGACTTACAGAAAATAAAACAGAAAAAATTATCCAAGGTAGGCTTACTAAGTTTTTCCAAGAAAATTCACTATTGCAGCAACCATTTGTAAAAAACAATAAGCTAACAGTAGCTCAGTTTCTTCAGGAAATTGCACCATCGTTAACAGTTACTGCATTCAAACGAATTAGTGTAGGAGGCTAA
- a CDS encoding LolA family protein, which yields MRTRSFWIFFVVILRSFFIVILTLLANKVFAQVDEKALEILEKTSAYYQGLENFRATYDLVIKYPEEDITQSSKLTIIVRGHQYRLSYDQKETITDGETIWVYDKEMKEVTISDYDKTNYSLNFADLYNLYQYGYLFFYVQEHVLNKRKNIIRDVVQLIPSSEDSAFKSITLEIDRASFQIHKWEIVQNEEIKYVCTINSFAANIPLSDDYFKFDIHVCKDLEIIDLRENEEDISSPILDES from the coding sequence ATGCGAACCCGTAGCTTTTGGATTTTCTTTGTAGTAATATTAAGGTCATTTTTTATTGTAATACTTACTTTATTAGCTAATAAGGTTTTTGCTCAGGTAGATGAGAAAGCATTGGAAATTTTAGAAAAGACTTCTGCATATTATCAAGGATTAGAAAACTTTCGTGCTACCTATGATCTTGTTATTAAATATCCAGAAGAAGATATAACTCAATCCTCTAAATTGACCATTATAGTTCGAGGTCACCAGTATAGATTATCTTATGATCAAAAAGAAACTATAACGGATGGCGAAACCATCTGGGTATATGATAAAGAGATGAAAGAAGTTACGATTAGTGATTATGATAAAACCAATTATTCTCTGAATTTTGCTGATCTTTACAATCTTTATCAATATGGGTACCTTTTTTTTTATGTTCAAGAGCATGTCTTAAATAAAAGAAAAAATATCATTCGAGACGTTGTACAATTGATACCTTCTAGTGAGGATAGTGCTTTTAAAAGCATTACGCTTGAAATAGATCGTGCTTCTTTTCAGATTCATAAATGGGAAATAGTACAAAATGAAGAAATAAAGTATGTATGTACCATAAATAGTTTTGCTGCTAATATTCCATTATCTGATGACTATTTTAAGTTTGATATACATGTATGTAAAGACTTAGAGATAATAGATTTAAGAGAAAATGAAGAGGATATTTCTAGTCCTATTTTGGATGAATCATAG
- a CDS encoding MATE family efflux transporter, producing MSSLFHIDRNLVREYLIRSYPIIFSTLNFLALEAVNTIMVSRIDMHHAASVMFANTLFNIFKRVNSGISVSVSPLIALSDRRKNNKKVTYILNHALLLNTFFAFLFLIFLFGLSFYMGKISKFAKVVALWRPYLLIISISLIPSAINNMIRRYLEGLACGKIGLFLGFLTLILNVVFNFLLIYGTCGFPMLGLNGAGIAIVLSETLTAVVGMLYLTYVQPNGYPVKYSIHQISWKYFKKILGMGLPVGLQFGVEGVYLFLITIMASWASVEAQAAHAILFNICQLTTIFTVGLGLSGSILVAQQHGKNNGSLVRKIVTTGCWMILSISILIGFMMLFISPYIIRFYKPSYDVDYLIKHLIKHLSFFQLFYGLCYWGTSVLRGLNDRTLPFVLSFITQLVGIMVCYILVIKYNWGINGVWLSLIFERVLLSLFLLVRFKYKAEAFH from the coding sequence ATGTCATCTCTTTTTCATATCGATAGGAATTTAGTTAGGGAATATCTCATTCGCAGTTACCCCATTATCTTCAGTACATTAAATTTTCTTGCACTCGAAGCCGTTAACACAATTATGGTAAGTAGGATTGACATGCATCATGCTGCTTCTGTTATGTTTGCCAATACATTGTTTAATATTTTTAAGAGAGTTAATTCTGGTATTTCTGTAAGTGTTTCTCCATTAATTGCACTTTCAGATCGCAGGAAAAACAACAAAAAAGTTACCTATATCTTAAATCATGCATTGTTGCTAAATACATTTTTTGCTTTTCTTTTTCTTATTTTTTTGTTTGGGCTATCTTTTTATATGGGAAAAATAAGCAAGTTTGCTAAGGTTGTTGCTTTATGGCGTCCTTATTTGCTGATTATATCTATTTCCCTTATTCCTTCAGCTATTAATAATATGATAAGACGTTATTTAGAAGGACTTGCTTGTGGGAAAATTGGATTATTTCTTGGATTTTTAACACTAATTCTAAATGTTGTATTCAATTTTTTATTGATTTATGGTACATGTGGATTCCCTATGCTTGGACTAAATGGAGCTGGTATTGCTATTGTACTCTCAGAAACACTTACTGCAGTGGTAGGCATGCTTTATTTGACTTATGTACAACCAAATGGCTATCCAGTAAAATATAGTATTCACCAAATATCGTGGAAATATTTTAAAAAAATATTAGGCATGGGTTTGCCTGTTGGGCTGCAGTTTGGTGTTGAAGGAGTATATTTGTTTTTGATTACAATAATGGCAAGTTGGGCTAGTGTAGAAGCACAAGCAGCACATGCCATATTATTTAATATATGTCAATTAACTACAATTTTTACGGTAGGTTTAGGACTATCTGGTTCTATATTGGTAGCTCAACAACATGGTAAAAACAATGGCTCCTTAGTAAGAAAAATAGTTACTACAGGATGTTGGATGATTCTATCTATTTCTATACTAATTGGATTTATGATGTTATTTATTAGTCCTTATATTATCCGCTTTTATAAGCCATCTTATGATGTAGATTACTTAATCAAACATTTGATTAAACATTTATCATTTTTTCAATTATTCTACGGATTATGTTATTGGGGTACTAGTGTACTACGTGGTTTGAACGATAGAACTTTACCATTTGTATTGAGTTTTATTACCCAACTTGTAGGGATAATGGTTTGTTATATTCTTGTTATAAAATATAATTGGGGCATAAATGGTGTGTGGTTATCTTTAATATTTGAACGTGTTTTATTAAGCTTGTTTTTACTCGTTCGATTTAAATATAAAGCTGAAGCATTTCACTAG